One window from the genome of Faecalibacterium sp. HTF-F encodes:
- a CDS encoding DEAD/DEAH box helicase family protein has product MDAPCGSGKSSFVMNVLYPYVHAGGKRMILFSNRRALLEQQRRQTQGTDATCMICQKLEYDFNHGRKAIEWVERNFDYIIIDEAHYLFQDALFNRNTEIMLDMVEQLQESKVIVLMSATAGLLKKYFVGKIKKTYHVSADYSYIKTVYCYTTPDSVNKILNEVPLGEKVVMFGDNKKRLRTLHREYPDSEYLNSGNKDESLAFRQITQNECFSCQMLFTTKVLDNGVNLKDKAIKHIIIEQTDMVEFMQCLGRKRVQSPDDTITLYFLNSVFSIAGRYKDLKRDLVIVQQYLNARASGYEQGFWKINRTEYIPLMFDNSHHLVKPAYYKTLSDCAFYRDILNKKTSLVQ; this is encoded by the coding sequence ATAGATGCACCGTGCGGTAGCGGTAAGAGCAGCTTCGTCATGAATGTGCTTTATCCGTATGTCCATGCGGGTGGCAAGCGGATGATACTGTTCTCTAATCGAAGAGCATTGCTGGAACAACAAAGACGGCAAACACAGGGTACAGACGCAACGTGCATGATTTGCCAAAAATTGGAGTACGACTTCAATCATGGCAGGAAAGCAATAGAATGGGTCGAAAGAAATTTTGATTACATTATTATAGATGAAGCACACTACCTATTCCAAGATGCGCTGTTTAACCGCAACACAGAAATCATGCTGGATATGGTGGAACAGCTTCAGGAATCTAAAGTTATCGTCTTGATGTCTGCAACAGCGGGCTTACTGAAAAAGTATTTTGTCGGCAAGATAAAAAAGACCTACCATGTATCAGCAGATTACAGTTATATTAAGACGGTATATTGTTATACTACACCGGATTCTGTCAACAAAATTTTGAATGAAGTTCCTCTGGGTGAAAAGGTGGTCATGTTCGGGGATAATAAAAAGCGTCTACGAACATTGCATCGCGAGTACCCGGATAGTGAATATCTGAACAGCGGGAACAAAGACGAAAGTCTAGCATTTCGGCAGATAACGCAGAACGAGTGCTTCAGCTGTCAAATGCTATTTACCACTAAAGTTCTGGACAATGGTGTAAACCTGAAGGACAAAGCTATTAAACACATTATAATAGAACAAACCGATATGGTAGAGTTCATGCAATGTTTGGGGCGTAAGCGCGTTCAAAGTCCAGATGATACAATAACTTTGTATTTCCTTAATAGTGTTTTCAGTATTGCAGGGCGATACAAAGATTTGAAGAGAGACTTAGTGATTGTTCAACAATATCTGAATGCAAGAGCATCAGGTTATGAGCAAGGGTTCTGGAAAATCAACAGAACTGAATATATTCCTCTGATGTTCGACAATTCACACCATCTAGTAAAACCTGCATACTACAAAACATTAAGTGACTGTGCATTTTACAGAGATATTCTGAATAAGAAAACGTCACTTGTTCAGTAG
- a CDS encoding helix-turn-helix domain-containing protein — translation MTETVKSLDYTKNILQTIPNNDTMEVVTQTNAVKSPTDSLKATTLVYTVEEIAQMLSISLRSAYNLCNSTTEFRVLRVGGSIRIPKDSFDAWLRAA, via the coding sequence ATGACCGAAACTGTGAAATCTTTGGATTATACGAAAAATATCTTGCAGACCATTCCGAATAACGATACAATGGAAGTGGTCACTCAAACCAATGCCGTCAAGTCTCCGACTGACAGCCTGAAAGCCACAACACTGGTGTACACGGTAGAGGAGATCGCACAGATGCTGTCCATCAGCCTGCGCTCTGCTTACAACCTGTGCAACAGCACCACCGAATTCCGTGTTCTGCGGGTAGGCGGAAGCATCCGCATCCCGAAAGACAGTTTCGATGCGTGGCTCCGGGCAGCTTGA
- a CDS encoding DUF3048 domain-containing protein gives MKLTRRAVLRLTGTAAAALALSGCSASGSAILGSNFSAWLQQTFGVSSSGAASSAASSEAIAASPLPTGEQPAASLAALPAYDADPLTGEAKRSNGRIVGVMVNNISNTTRQNARPQRGLSSADLLIECKVEGGITRFCAVFHDADSIPEIGPLRSGRDQFLQLLMPYQALYYHDGESAACTKFISVYNYSGLNIGGKSYFNTPTHPHVAHRDSRGRDVAYEHTEFTSGKEIRQAASNAGIGLKYDYDATFFRFADYRTGEENAMAGASSGKAVSITHSDHYKTSFRYDPQSRTYKMQMYSRISGKFENTVDELNAKQLSFDNLLVCFAPIERYPGDSGDVQQVSYISGGDAYCFSRGGVQHGRWEKASPEHPLRVYDKTGAEMLFNRGKTYLAIVDDDEWSNFSYQ, from the coding sequence ATGAAGCTCACTCGTCGTGCCGTTCTCCGTCTTACCGGTACTGCCGCTGCAGCGCTGGCGCTTTCCGGCTGCAGCGCTTCTGGCAGCGCCATTCTGGGCAGTAATTTCTCTGCCTGGCTCCAGCAGACTTTCGGTGTCAGCTCTTCCGGCGCCGCCTCTTCTGCTGCATCCTCGGAGGCTATAGCTGCTTCCCCGCTGCCGACAGGCGAGCAGCCCGCTGCCAGCCTTGCCGCACTGCCGGCGTACGATGCCGACCCGCTGACTGGCGAAGCCAAGCGCAGCAATGGGCGCATCGTGGGCGTGATGGTCAACAACATTTCCAACACCACCCGGCAGAACGCCCGCCCGCAGCGCGGCCTTTCTTCTGCCGACCTGCTCATTGAATGCAAGGTGGAGGGCGGCATCACCCGCTTCTGCGCGGTGTTCCACGATGCCGATTCCATCCCGGAGATCGGCCCGCTGCGCTCTGGCCGCGACCAGTTTCTGCAGTTGCTGATGCCCTATCAGGCCCTGTACTATCACGATGGCGAAAGTGCCGCCTGCACCAAGTTCATCAGTGTATACAACTACTCCGGCCTGAACATCGGCGGCAAGAGCTACTTTAATACTCCCACCCATCCGCATGTGGCTCACCGCGACAGCCGCGGCCGGGATGTGGCCTATGAACACACTGAGTTCACCTCCGGCAAGGAGATCCGGCAGGCCGCTTCCAACGCCGGCATCGGGCTGAAGTACGATTACGACGCCACCTTCTTCCGCTTTGCGGACTACCGCACCGGCGAGGAGAATGCCATGGCGGGTGCTTCCTCCGGCAAGGCGGTCAGCATCACCCACTCGGACCACTACAAGACCAGCTTCCGCTATGATCCGCAGTCCCGCACCTATAAAATGCAGATGTACAGCCGCATCTCCGGCAAATTTGAAAACACCGTGGACGAGCTGAATGCAAAGCAGCTGAGCTTTGACAATCTGCTGGTCTGCTTTGCGCCCATCGAGCGCTATCCCGGTGACTCCGGCGATGTGCAGCAGGTGAGCTACATCTCCGGCGGCGACGCTTACTGCTTCAGCCGCGGCGGCGTGCAGCATGGCCGCTGGGAGAAGGCTTCGCCGGAGCACCCGCTGCGGGTCTACGATAAGACCGGCGCTGAGATGCTCTTCAACCGCGGCAAGACCTATCTTGCCATCGTGGACGATGACGAGTGGTCCAATTTCAGCTATCAGTAA
- a CDS encoding recombinase family protein translates to MAHVAYVRVSTAEQNEARQIEALKKHGIDKWFTEKVSGKNMNRPQLEAMLDYIREGDTVYIHDFSRLARSTKDLLAIVEQLQAKNVHLVSNKENLDTSTPTGKLMLTMIAAINEFERENLLERQREGIAIAKAAGKFKGGQVKRIDDKTFCAAYDRYQHRELNKTQLAAELRISRPTLDKMLKDRGLA, encoded by the coding sequence ATGGCACACGTTGCTTATGTACGAGTTTCCACCGCTGAACAGAACGAGGCGCGGCAGATTGAAGCCCTCAAGAAGCACGGCATTGACAAGTGGTTCACGGAAAAGGTCAGTGGCAAGAACATGAACCGCCCGCAACTGGAAGCCATGCTTGACTATATTCGTGAAGGCGATACAGTCTATATCCACGACTTCAGCCGCCTTGCCCGCAGTACCAAAGACCTCCTTGCCATCGTGGAGCAGCTACAAGCCAAGAATGTGCATCTAGTATCTAATAAGGAGAATCTTGATACCAGTACCCCCACGGGAAAGCTAATGCTGACGATGATTGCAGCCATCAACGAGTTTGAACGTGAGAATCTGCTAGAACGTCAGCGGGAGGGAATTGCAATCGCCAAAGCAGCGGGCAAGTTCAAAGGCGGTCAGGTCAAGCGCATTGACGATAAGACCTTCTGTGCAGCGTATGACCGTTACCAGCATCGAGAACTGAACAAGACCCAGCTTGCAGCAGAATTGAGAATCAGCCGCCCGACACTGGATAAGATGCTGAAGGACAGAGGACTGGCATAA
- a CDS encoding Tat pathway signal sequence encodes MSQSISRRSFLKCAGSGAVSLAAALLTGVSAAAQQPHLAGEPALLDGKAAVELLGYAPAQEMGNVLVYLSVENLSAAALPVGASYLQSREVRTLSDLYSMGTGVTAVCDGKPVRCGSFAAPLYGENAADASVFTLNLTAGRGALLHCFCAVPESWQTLELTYHPDFAAGRSVAFTVHRSTDKAVLGMVPASPAEVGSVVDL; translated from the coding sequence ATGTCCCAGTCCATTTCCCGCCGGTCATTCCTGAAATGTGCCGGTTCCGGTGCAGTCAGCCTTGCGGCAGCGCTGCTCACCGGTGTATCTGCTGCGGCGCAGCAGCCGCATCTTGCGGGCGAGCCTGCCCTGCTGGACGGCAAGGCGGCCGTGGAGCTGCTGGGCTATGCCCCTGCGCAGGAAATGGGCAATGTGCTGGTGTATCTCTCGGTGGAAAACCTCTCTGCCGCTGCCCTGCCGGTGGGCGCAAGCTATCTGCAGAGCCGCGAGGTGCGCACCCTCAGCGACCTGTACAGCATGGGCACCGGCGTCACCGCCGTATGTGACGGCAAGCCGGTGCGCTGCGGCAGTTTTGCCGCGCCGCTCTATGGCGAGAACGCGGCGGACGCTTCGGTGTTCACCCTGAACCTGACGGCGGGCCGCGGCGCGCTGCTGCACTGCTTCTGCGCTGTGCCGGAGAGCTGGCAGACGCTGGAACTGACCTACCACCCGGACTTTGCGGCAGGCCGCAGTGTGGCCTTCACCGTCCACCGCAGCACCGACAAGGCCGTTCTGGGCATGGTGCCTGCTTCCCCTGCCGAGGTGGGCAGCGTGGTGGATCTGTAA
- a CDS encoding helix-turn-helix transcriptional regulator has product MISDNIKRLRENAGLSQSALARKLGVTRASVNAWEMELSAPTAQYLVALAQLFHTTTDDILGLESEEQIVLRDMNEQEKRLVYDLVSYIAARKETVDFSGKSSKNSPSEKNHSTKGSAVKKI; this is encoded by the coding sequence ATGATTTCGGACAACATCAAACGTCTAAGGGAGAACGCTGGGCTTTCACAGTCCGCCCTTGCCCGAAAACTAGGAGTCACACGAGCCAGCGTCAACGCTTGGGAAATGGAACTCTCTGCACCAACGGCACAATACCTTGTAGCCCTTGCACAGCTATTTCATACGACAACCGATGATATTTTAGGCCTTGAATCAGAAGAACAGATTGTTCTCCGGGACATGAACGAGCAGGAGAAGCGGCTGGTTTACGACTTGGTTTCTTACATTGCAGCCCGAAAAGAAACGGTGGACTTTTCTGGTAAATCTAGCAAAAATAGTCCATCTGAAAAGAATCACAGCACAAAAGGCTCTGCTGTCAAGAAAATTTGA
- a CDS encoding Ig-like domain-containing protein, with protein MKQRAFLAIGTIVLCAGLLAGCGKITKSVEINYGETYKIEDEKLEGKENMTWESADAEIVEVADDGTVTAKAPGKAKVAIKENGKSVGEYTFNVSIVPIEQIIFSSDTIEVTDGDTVAVKYTLLPQNASDYGITWTSADETIVKVRNVDEVKLIAQSEGKTTIIATTDNGVTAQCAVEVVPKSAYEQLTKDEKEFVNDILPIMSNFKNPASVRFNAIYKLFDGNYTLDVAAQNGFGGNTVTTYMFDANLNYFLEMDNYKETKGNMNADLVTQAVHEKLGY; from the coding sequence ATGAAACAGCGTGCTTTTTTAGCCATTGGAACAATCGTGCTTTGTGCCGGACTGCTTGCAGGGTGCGGAAAAATCACAAAAAGTGTGGAGATTAACTACGGCGAAACATACAAAATTGAAGATGAAAAATTAGAAGGCAAAGAAAATATGACGTGGGAAAGCGCAGACGCTGAAATTGTCGAGGTTGCGGATGATGGCACAGTGACTGCTAAAGCACCCGGCAAAGCTAAAGTTGCAATCAAAGAGAACGGAAAATCAGTTGGGGAATATACGTTTAATGTGTCGATTGTCCCGATTGAACAGATTATTTTCTCGTCGGATACTATCGAAGTGACAGATGGTGACACCGTTGCAGTGAAATATACCTTGCTCCCGCAGAATGCAAGCGACTACGGCATCACATGGACATCGGCAGATGAAACTATCGTAAAAGTGCGTAATGTAGATGAAGTAAAACTGATAGCTCAGTCTGAAGGAAAGACTACCATTATTGCAACCACAGATAACGGGGTGACAGCCCAGTGCGCGGTTGAGGTTGTCCCCAAAAGTGCTTATGAACAGTTGACAAAAGATGAAAAGGAATTTGTGAACGATATTCTGCCGATTATGAGTAATTTTAAGAATCCTGCTTCAGTTCGATTTAACGCTATTTATAAGCTGTTCGATGGAAATTACACTTTAGATGTAGCGGCTCAAAATGGCTTTGGTGGCAACACCGTAACTACTTATATGTTTGATGCAAATTTGAATTATTTCCTGGAGATGGATAACTACAAAGAAACAAAGGGTAATATGAATGCAGACCTTGTAACACAGGCGGTGCATGAAAAACTGGGCTACTGA
- a CDS encoding DUF3048 C-terminal domain-containing protein, translated as MKRIWNLALGTAVLCAALLCGCTFNGSTAPAGSAPADPLTGQELQYPGERVAAVVIDNAPASTTQWGIGSASVVLEALTVNGRPTSLCLAYPSVSAMPTVGPVTLGQDLYWRLLSGQEVLPIQRGAGQFTRNYLDYYNLRAVDALEVGRNAFSCDDVWSGAPLWHTSGEEITSVLGRLNLSGALGDHGSSASSSASTAEDSSAISALPALLPQAKEPRLPEPGSRDAEQVLINFAPQSTTGFAYDAASSSYGMLRADGSAQLDTNTGTQARFDNLLVLYSASSLRDDGLTLDYDLSFGGGVWLNGGRLWHITWTQGTDSTFVFYDADGRPLSICAGRSYIAMVSSVTGQELTVLDSAGQNALN; from the coding sequence ATGAAACGCATCTGGAATCTGGCCCTTGGCACTGCGGTGCTGTGCGCTGCGCTGCTGTGCGGGTGCACCTTTAACGGCAGCACCGCACCGGCCGGCTCTGCGCCTGCTGACCCTCTGACCGGGCAGGAGCTGCAGTATCCCGGCGAGCGGGTCGCCGCCGTCGTCATCGACAATGCGCCCGCCAGCACCACCCAGTGGGGCATTGGCAGCGCTTCGGTGGTGCTGGAGGCCCTGACCGTAAACGGCCGGCCCACCAGCCTGTGTCTGGCCTATCCGTCGGTGTCGGCCATGCCCACCGTCGGCCCGGTCACGCTGGGGCAGGACCTTTACTGGCGGCTGCTCAGCGGACAGGAGGTGCTGCCCATCCAGCGGGGCGCAGGCCAGTTTACCCGCAACTATCTGGACTACTATAACCTCCGGGCCGTAGATGCGCTGGAAGTGGGCCGCAACGCCTTTTCCTGCGATGATGTCTGGAGCGGCGCGCCGCTGTGGCACACCAGCGGCGAGGAGATTACTTCCGTGCTGGGCCGTCTGAACCTTTCCGGCGCATTGGGCGACCACGGCAGCAGCGCTTCCTCCTCGGCCAGCACCGCCGAGGACAGCTCTGCCATTTCCGCTCTGCCCGCCCTGCTGCCGCAGGCCAAAGAGCCCCGCCTGCCGGAGCCCGGTTCCCGGGACGCCGAACAGGTGCTGATAAACTTTGCCCCGCAGAGCACCACCGGCTTTGCCTACGATGCTGCCAGCAGCAGCTATGGGATGCTCCGCGCCGACGGCAGCGCCCAGCTGGACACCAACACCGGCACGCAGGCCCGGTTCGATAATCTTCTGGTTCTCTACTCCGCATCCAGCCTGCGGGACGACGGCCTTACGCTGGACTATGACCTTTCCTTTGGCGGCGGTGTATGGCTGAACGGCGGGCGGCTGTGGCACATCACATGGACGCAGGGGACCGATTCCACTTTTGTCTTCTACGATGCAGACGGCAGGCCGCTGTCCATCTGCGCCGGCCGCAGCTACATCGCAATGGTGTCCAGCGTGACCGGGCAGGAGCTGACCGTGCTGGACTCTGCCGGGCAGAATGCGCTGAACTGA
- a CDS encoding histidine phosphatase family protein, translating to MKTFKLHLIRHGMTAGNLQGLYIGSGTDIPLCDEGRAQLAELKERFEYPQVDTVFSSPLLRAVETANILFPDAKHTFTVHDLREAGFGKFENKPVKELVHDEDFKKWITPGSNYLPEGAEPTDQFHARCAESLMKLFEYMIRMDVTEAACVTHGGVIMSMLSQRAVPTRHPEQWMADPGCGYTVQTDVQLWMRDRLVEAIDIVPFGYADTLRGQAEAEENEAFE from the coding sequence ATGAAAACTTTCAAGCTTCACCTCATCCGCCACGGCATGACTGCCGGCAACCTGCAGGGCCTGTACATCGGCAGCGGCACGGACATCCCTCTGTGTGATGAGGGCCGCGCTCAGCTGGCGGAGCTGAAGGAGCGGTTCGAGTATCCGCAGGTGGATACCGTGTTCTCCTCTCCCCTGCTGCGTGCAGTGGAGACGGCAAACATCCTGTTCCCGGATGCAAAGCACACCTTTACGGTCCACGACCTGCGGGAGGCCGGTTTTGGCAAGTTTGAGAACAAGCCTGTCAAGGAGCTGGTGCACGACGAGGACTTTAAAAAGTGGATCACGCCGGGTTCCAACTATCTGCCGGAAGGGGCAGAGCCCACCGACCAGTTCCACGCCCGCTGCGCCGAGAGCCTGATGAAGCTGTTCGAGTATATGATCCGCATGGACGTGACCGAGGCCGCCTGCGTGACCCACGGCGGCGTCATTATGAGCATGCTCAGCCAGCGCGCCGTGCCCACCCGCCACCCGGAGCAGTGGATGGCAGACCCCGGCTGCGGCTACACCGTGCAGACCGATGTGCAGCTGTGGATGCGGGACCGTCTGGTGGAAGCCATCGACATCGTGCCCTTTGGCTATGCCGACACCCTGCGCGGTCAGGCCGAAGCCGAGGAAAACGAGGCCTTTGAATAA
- the xerC gene encoding tyrosine recombinase XerC, whose translation MAYITKRGSSYGVRYTYQDEQGKNCNKWESFSTKEEAINRKKQIEHELANGTFLIPSTITVKEFLMEWLPKQCNKHKWAPQTYQSNLGTVQNLIIPYIGDMQMQKLKPYHLENLYATLGKTPCGQYYEGKKQVLSEKQQQRFLSGTTIHEVHRLLRTAFQYAVEWGILIKSPVPVDSPKKSIQERAIWDADEMWAALASMEDPILHLAVHLTLVGALREGEVAGLTPEDLDFDGADGTGTFRINKCMQRVQKASLAKTGKDCILQEFEDKREGSTTTLVLKKTKTASSNRTIFMTAVLKEELKHWLKRLEMDEAVDPERYRNSGMLLRLPNGLAVEPILIRKKFIKWQDEHPEFTRIVFHGLRHSSATYQLMISGGDVKAVQGTTGHASANLLVNTYAHIQQDSRKKLGKKFEEGFYKPGATLVQAAPVEAEPTISVSALLELLKDADPAVKAQLRLALLT comes from the coding sequence ATGGCATATATCACAAAACGTGGCAGCTCCTATGGTGTCCGCTATACTTACCAAGACGAGCAGGGTAAAAACTGCAACAAATGGGAAAGTTTTTCCACGAAAGAGGAGGCAATAAACCGCAAAAAACAAATCGAACATGAACTGGCAAACGGAACGTTTCTGATTCCGTCCACCATCACCGTCAAAGAGTTTTTGATGGAGTGGCTTCCCAAACAGTGTAACAAGCACAAGTGGGCACCGCAGACCTATCAATCCAATCTGGGAACGGTCCAGAACCTCATTATTCCGTACATCGGCGATATGCAGATGCAAAAGCTCAAGCCCTACCATCTGGAGAACCTGTATGCTACTCTTGGCAAAACGCCCTGCGGCCAGTATTATGAGGGCAAAAAGCAGGTGCTTTCGGAAAAACAGCAGCAGCGGTTTCTCTCCGGCACGACCATCCACGAGGTACACCGCCTGCTGCGGACAGCGTTCCAATATGCGGTGGAGTGGGGTATCCTCATCAAAAGCCCCGTTCCGGTGGACAGCCCTAAAAAGTCGATTCAGGAGCGTGCCATCTGGGATGCGGACGAGATGTGGGCCGCACTTGCCAGCATGGAGGATCCGATTCTGCATCTGGCTGTCCATCTTACGCTGGTGGGCGCGCTGCGAGAGGGCGAAGTCGCTGGCCTGACTCCGGAAGATCTTGATTTTGATGGAGCAGACGGTACAGGCACTTTCCGCATCAACAAGTGTATGCAGCGTGTCCAGAAGGCATCGCTGGCAAAAACAGGCAAGGACTGCATCCTGCAGGAATTTGAGGATAAGCGTGAGGGCAGCACCACAACGCTAGTGCTCAAAAAGACCAAAACAGCATCTTCCAACCGAACCATTTTCATGACAGCCGTGTTGAAAGAGGAATTGAAGCACTGGCTAAAGCGTCTGGAAATGGACGAAGCTGTTGACCCGGAACGCTATCGCAACAGCGGGATGCTGCTGCGCCTGCCCAACGGTTTGGCGGTAGAGCCGATCCTCATCCGCAAGAAGTTCATCAAGTGGCAGGACGAGCACCCGGAGTTCACTCGCATCGTGTTTCACGGCCTGCGGCATTCCAGTGCCACCTACCAACTGATGATCTCCGGCGGCGATGTGAAAGCGGTACAGGGCACAACGGGCCATGCCAGCGCTAATCTTCTGGTCAACACCTATGCACACATCCAGCAGGATTCCCGCAAAAAGCTGGGCAAAAAGTTCGAGGAAGGCTTCTACAAGCCGGGAGCAACACTTGTGCAGGCTGCCCCGGTTGAAGCAGAACCGACTATCTCCGTGTCGGCACTGTTGGAGCTTCTGAAGGACGCAGACCCTGCCGTAAAAGCGCAGCTTCGCCTGGCTCTGCTGACCTGA
- a CDS encoding Ltp family lipoprotein produces MEYHFTGTGGSPDFTFIADGIIDGTGKFIFYTAIKNIKVTRKGGNAALIITTAESGVKEQCVYLVDGKDETALKAALSEMGVISKVDIKRNVNKQVRRFKNSITKKTIFMTAAVVIFLGSCLGWYINRQIQVRNAANSITSIVEACGLSDVTVDLRRISDDGRTHWYYADVTCSNWGELKPSKMLQTYQEMENSVGSKIKVCKERVSLGNIYSGDDCYKVYTSSKSVYKNKDVIYKGYVPSTSASKHGSSSASSKTDEIPQESKNALSRAERYYHDMDLSKSQVRKQLEYEGYEKDAIDYAMKNLT; encoded by the coding sequence ATGGAGTACCACTTTACAGGAACGGGCGGTTCACCAGACTTTACCTTTATTGCAGACGGCATTATTGATGGGACTGGGAAGTTTATTTTTTACACAGCTATCAAGAATATAAAGGTGACACGAAAGGGCGGGAATGCGGCGTTAATAATCACCACAGCAGAAAGTGGTGTGAAAGAGCAGTGCGTTTATTTGGTAGACGGGAAAGATGAGACTGCATTAAAAGCAGCCCTTTCAGAAATGGGAGTTATTTCTAAAGTAGACATCAAAAGGAACGTCAACAAACAAGTAAGGCGTTTCAAGAACTCAATAACCAAGAAAACTATTTTTATGACGGCAGCGGTTGTAATTTTTCTAGGTAGCTGTCTGGGATGGTATATTAACAGGCAAATACAAGTTCGTAATGCTGCAAATTCGATTACCAGCATAGTAGAAGCTTGTGGGTTAAGTGACGTGACAGTTGATTTAAGAAGAATAAGTGATGACGGACGGACGCACTGGTATTATGCTGATGTGACTTGTTCAAACTGGGGAGAACTTAAACCAAGTAAAATGCTACAAACTTATCAAGAAATGGAAAATTCTGTTGGTTCCAAGATAAAAGTATGTAAGGAACGTGTATCGTTGGGAAATATCTACTCAGGAGATGATTGCTATAAGGTGTACACATCTTCAAAAAGTGTGTATAAGAATAAAGACGTAATTTATAAAGGGTATGTTCCTAGCACGAGTGCGTCTAAGCATGGTTCTAGTTCTGCATCGAGTAAAACGGATGAAATACCGCAAGAAAGTAAAAATGCACTTTCAAGGGCAGAACGTTATTATCACGACATGGATTTGTCCAAATCGCAGGTTCGCAAGCAGCTTGAATATGAAGGCTATGAAAAAGACGCGATAGACTACGCTATGAAGAATCTAACCTAA
- a CDS encoding tyrosine-type recombinase/integrase, whose product MKKIQKNAVRFDNLKQDFLDDKKYSGTAEATLNGYRYDITRFLKFLSDEQLAVNEAGFKRYVIHLTDSGMTANSVNHYIRSVKVFLYWCMEQDEIAPFKIKMVKAQETIKDVYTQGELCALIQPPKREDSFVIWRSWAIINFILGTAAREATVCEMQMQDISFDDRTITFRHLKNKHVQLLPMSEALASCLKKYISLWRQDADETAYLFPSFYDEPLSTNALKHSQARYNRSRGVEKTSVHLLRHSFVKNWCMSGGNVFKLQKVLGHSTLTMTQHYANLYSNDLREGFDSHAALDGLQKKRRTAITKTAKRR is encoded by the coding sequence ATGAAGAAGATTCAGAAGAATGCAGTCCGGTTTGATAATCTAAAGCAAGATTTTTTGGACGATAAGAAGTATTCTGGCACAGCAGAAGCCACGTTGAACGGCTATCGGTATGATATTACACGGTTTTTGAAGTTCCTGTCAGATGAACAGTTAGCCGTGAATGAAGCAGGATTCAAACGGTATGTTATCCACTTGACGGATAGCGGAATGACCGCAAACAGCGTCAACCACTATATCCGTTCGGTGAAAGTGTTCCTTTACTGGTGCATGGAGCAGGACGAAATAGCACCGTTCAAAATCAAGATGGTAAAGGCACAAGAAACCATCAAGGACGTTTACACGCAGGGAGAACTTTGTGCGCTGATTCAGCCGCCGAAACGTGAGGACAGCTTTGTTATCTGGCGCAGTTGGGCTATCATCAACTTTATTTTGGGAACAGCAGCACGAGAAGCAACGGTCTGTGAAATGCAGATGCAGGATATATCTTTTGATGACCGAACGATTACATTTCGACATCTAAAGAATAAACACGTTCAACTGCTGCCCATGTCGGAAGCACTGGCAAGCTGTTTGAAGAAGTACATTTCCCTTTGGCGGCAGGATGCAGACGAAACAGCGTATCTGTTCCCTTCTTTTTATGATGAGCCATTATCCACAAATGCACTGAAACACAGTCAAGCCCGCTACAATCGCAGCCGTGGCGTTGAAAAGACCAGTGTTCACCTGTTGCGGCACTCCTTTGTAAAAAACTGGTGTATGTCTGGCGGTAATGTGTTCAAGCTGCAAAAGGTGTTAGGACACAGCACCTTGACCATGACGCAGCATTATGCTAACCTGTATTCAAACGACCTGCGAGAAGGATTTGATAGCCACGCTGCACTGGATGGATTGCAGAAAAAGCGGCGTACTGCTATTACAAAGACAGCAAAGCGGAGGTAA